From a single Brassica rapa cultivar Chiifu-401-42 chromosome A01, CAAS_Brap_v3.01, whole genome shotgun sequence genomic region:
- the LOC103853295 gene encoding uncharacterized protein LOC103853295 isoform X1 codes for MSAPGKFDYSSGGPDRPLYRSNLASQMERSSSFRETMDHPVSSSHASMLRTTSPLAQTDVTNFFQCLRFDPKVVAADHKSIRQGDFKRHVNIALGIQGDESPSTTPKGKLTPSPIPEEIKRLKAGLRENNVKARERVKIFNEASSVFNKFFPTVPTKKRSRQEGFSNDRLSSGASLVKMGNQGQTLPGCFELDQQKVDERPKSGALNKRTRTSMMDVRSNAIVRQSALDRDKDSIRPSNHTTVQGEDRSSIGIDGWEKSKMKKKRSGIKADGPSSLASNKAVDGYRELKQGIPKSAGDSRLRLNGDSNMSRHGAVNGAVPYGRSDSFSQQTGSAGRSLLSRDSDHNSSYNEKRERAIGSDKERVNHRAINKSNIQDESNSPSPTSNPKISVSFRGPRSGSGLPPKLSPVVHNTPSPSDWDISGCTNKPPLLSGVPSRKRMTSNRSSSPPVTQWASQRPQKISRSARRTNLIPIVSSNDDVPSPDNVSDVGFHRRSPAASPQMKFKAENSLSTTALSGSEESGPHEIKSKDKGKQSDEIDGKAALNVPKLSITGLQSRKNKLGDGVRRQGRTGRGFGSTRAVNPMGVMRHGTAKQLRSARNGSDTNESRVGRPPTRKLSDRKAYKRQRSTSSNAAPIDFLVGSDDGHEELLAAVNSAINFAQNFPSSFWKQMERYFCFISDAHINFVKQLGDFSSMGTTPVGSASEFDGRDIYPEDFTTSREDSKAAPLYQRLLSALISEDSISVNEDLQFGAEDESELNVLNHMVESNGYRSDRLEFDELEDDVPGMMLKGVNSSAHNVNGRFSDHLSRDFSDIPYENLGIDEKIYMEAQSIGICLEPMANISNVEDEGIVDEIKTLEEAIYEVGSKKKEMLNRLLKPALEMKDLQEKEFDRLGYEKLVEMAYEKSKASRRHHSASGKSSANKISKQAAFAFVRRTLARCREFEETGKSCFSESTFKNILVAGLTQIEDNPMDKEPMGSQQPSSSLALRMTQDTETYANSSENALREGRDEAMWSNKMKERELPLNDVGGGPLSSSTKGKRSDRDRDGKGHASSSRGGGTNKIGRPALSNNAKGERKTKTKPRQKTTPMFSSPSSVNIMEQNRTSQSKPANSNNSEFSNLETLDESEPLDLSGLQIPDGLGGPDDFDAQAGDLSSWLNIDDDALQDNDIDLLGLQIPMDDLSDLNMMV; via the exons ATGTCAGCACCTGGGAAGTTTGATTATTCTTCTGGTGGACCAGATAGGCCTTTATACAGGTCTAACTTAGCTTCACAGATGGAAAGATCTAGTAGCTTTCGTGAGACAATGGATCATCCTGTCTCATCTTCTCACGCGAGCATGTTGAGGACCACTTCACCATTAGCACAAACCGATGTTACAAATTTCTTTCAGTGTTTGCGTTTTGATCCTAAGGTGGTTGCCGCGGACCACAAGTCTATTCGTCAAGGTGACTTTAAGCGTCATGTGAATATTGCTCTTGGAATTCAAGGGGATGAATCTCCAAGCACAACGCCAAAAGGGAAGTTAACTCCATCCCCTATACCAGAAGAGATCAAGAGACTAAAGGCTGGTCTACGCGAAAACAATGTGAAGGCCAG GGAACGTGTGAAAATTTTCAACGAAGCATCGTCTGTATTTAACAAGTTTTTTCCTACTGTACCTACAAAGAAAAGGTCTCGGCAAGAAGGGTTTTCCAATGACCGCTTATCTTCAGGGGCAAGTTTAGTTAAAATGGGAAATCAAGGTCAGACTCTGCCTGGTTGTTTTGAGCTTGACCAGCAAAAGGTGGACGAACGACCTAAAAGTGGTGCATTAAATAAGCGGACGCGTACTTCCATG ATGGATGTGCGAAGTAATGCTATTGTTCGGCAATCAGCTCTAGATAGGGATAAAGACTCAATAAGACCTTCAAATCATACTACAGTGCAGGGCGAAGATCGATCTTCTATTGGTATTGATGGTTGGGAAAAGtcgaaaatgaagaaaaaacgaTCTGGCATAAAAGCAGATGGTCCTTCTAGTTTGGCCTCAAACAAAGCTGTTGATGGTTATAGGGAGTTGAAGCAGGGCATACCGAAATCAGCTGGTGATTCCAGGTTGAGATTGAATGGTGACTCGAACATGTCAAG GCATGGGGCGGTGAACGGTGCTGTTCCATATGGAAGATCTGATAGCTTCTCTCAGCAGACAGGTTCGGCAGGGCGTTCCTTGCTCTCCAGGGATTCTGATCACAATTCGTCGTACAATGAGAAGCGAGAACGTGCTATTGGCTCAGATAAGGAAAGGGTGAATCACAGGGCTATCAACAA GTCAAATATTCAGGATGAATCGAATTCTCCAAGCCCAACTTCAAACCCAAAAATAAGTGTTTCATTTCGTGGTCCGAGATCAGGATCAGGGCTGCCGCCGAAACTTTCTCCAGTTGTCCACAACACTCCTTCTCCAAGTGATTGGGATATTTCTGGCTGTACAAACAAACCTCCATTGTTGTCTGGGGTTCCCAGTCGCAAGCGTATGACTTCAAATCGGTCTTCATCACCACCTGTCACTCAATGGGCCAGTCAAAGACCACAAAAGATATCTCGTTCCGCAAGGAGAACGAACTTGATCCCCATTGTTTCAAGCAATGACGACGTTCCTTCACCAGATAACGTCTCAGATGTTGGGTTTCATAGACGCTCGCCAGCAGCTTCTCCGCAAATGAAATTTAAAGCTGAAAATAGCTTGTCTACAACAGCTTTATCAGGAAGTGAAGAATCTGGCCCCCATGAGATCAAATCTAAAGACAAGGGAAAGCAATCTGATGAGATCGATGGGAAAGCTGCTCTGAATGTTCCTAAACTCTCCATCACTGGTTTACAGTCCAGAAAAAACAAGCTTGGGGATGGTGTAAGGAGACAAGGAAGGACAGGCCGGGGTTTTGGTTCAACAAGGGCTGTCAACCCAATGGGAGTTATGAGACATGGAACAGCAAAACAACTTCGCAGTGCAAGAAATGGTTCTGACACGAATGAAAG TAGGGTAGGTCGTCCACCCACTAGGAAACTCTCTGACCGCAAAGCTTACAAACGTCAGAGAAGTACATCATCAAATGCTGCTCCAATAGATTTTCTTG tTGGCTCAGATGATGGGCATGAAGAGCTACTCGCTGCTGTTAACTCGGCTATAAACTTTG CTCAGAATTTTCCTAGCTCTTTCTGGAAGCAAATGGAGCGATACTTTTGCTTTATATCTGATGCACATATCAATTTCGTGAAACAGCTG GGTGACTTCTCCTCCATGGGTACTACACCAGTCGGGTCAGCTTCAGAGTTCGATGGTCGTGACATATATCCCGAGGACTTCACAACCAGCAGAGAGGATTCTAAAGCTGCGCCCCTTTATCAGAGATTGCTATCAGCTCTGATTTCGGAGGACTCAATCAGTGTAAACGAAGATTTACAATTTGGAGCGGAGGATGAGTCAGAACTCAATGTTTTGAACCATATGGTGGAGTCCAATGGTTATAGGAGTGATAGACTGGAATTTGATGAGCTAGAAGATGATGTGCCTGGTATGATGCTCAAGGGTGTTAATAGCTCAGCTCACAATGTCAATGGAAGATTTTCAGATCATTTATCCAGAGACTTCTCAGACATTCCATATGAAAATTTGGGGATAGATGAGAAGATTTATATGGAAGCTCAGTCTATTGGAATTTGCTTGGAACCCATG GCTAATATATCAAACGTGGAGGATGAAGGAATTGTTGACGAGATCAAAACGCTAGAGGAGGCCATCTACGAGGTG GGTTCTAAGAAGAAAGAGATGTTGAATCGGCTACTAAAGCCTGCCCTAGAAATGAAAGACCTTCAGGAGAA GGAGTTTGATAGGCTCGGTTACGAAAAACTCGTCGAAATGGCATATGAAAAGAGCAAG GCAAGTCGGCGTCATCATTCCGCAAGTGGAAAGAGTTCGGCTAACAAGATATCAAAGCAAGCCGCATTTGCTTTCGTGAGAAGGACGCTTGCAAGATGTCGTGAATTCGAAGAGACAGGCAAAAGCTGCTTTAGTGAGTCAACCTTTAAGAATATCCTCGTTGCTGGGTTGACACAAATTGAAGACAACCCCATGGACAAGGAGCCGATGGGATCACAACAACCGAGCTCATCCTTGGCATTGCGAATGACGCAGGATACGGAGACTTATGCCAATTCTTCTGAAAATGCTTTACGGGAAGGGAGAGATGAGGCAATGTGGTCAAACAaaatgaaggagagagagctgCCACTAAATGATGTGGGTGGGGGACCACTTTCAAGCAGTACAAAAGGAAAGAGAAGTGACAGGGACAGAGATGGAAAAGGACATGCTTCTTCATCAAGAGGTGGAGGAACAAACAAGATTGGTCGCCCTGCACTGTCCAATAATGCCAAGGGTGAacggaaaacaaaaacaaaaccaaggCAGAAAACAACTCCCatgttttcttctccttcttctgtCAATATCATGGAGCAAAACAGAACATCACAGTCCAAACCAGCTAATAGCAACAACAGCGAGTTTAGTAACTTGGAGACACTGGACGAGTCAGAGCCTCTCGACCTATCTGGCCTGCAGATACCAGACGGTTTAGGTGGTCCAGATGATTTCGATGCGCAAGCAGGAGACCTAAGCTCATGGTTAAACATCGATGATGATGCATTACAAGATAATGATATAGATCTCCTTGGACTTCAAATACCCATGGATGACCTTTCAGACTTAAACATGATGGTATAA
- the LOC103853295 gene encoding uncharacterized protein LOC103853295 isoform X2, producing MSAPGKFDYSSGGPDRPLYRSNLASQMERSSSFRETMDHPVSSSHASMLRTTSPLAQTDVTNFFQCLRFDPKVVAADHKSIRQGDFKRHVNIALGIQGDESPSTTPKGKLTPSPIPEEIKRLKAGLRENNVKARERVKIFNEASSVFNKFFPTVPTKKRSRQEGFSNDRLSSGASLVKMGNQGQTLPGCFELDQQKVDERPKSGALNKRTRTSMMDVRSNAIVRQSALDRDKDSIRPSNHTTVQGEDRSSIGIDGWEKSKMKKKRSGIKADGPSSLASNKAVDGYRELKQGIPKSAGDSRLRLNGDSNMSRHGAVNGAVPYGRSDSFSQQTGSAGRSLLSRDSDHNSSYNEKRERAIGSDKERVNHRAINKSNIQDESNSPSPTSNPKISVSFRGPRSGSGLPPKLSPVVHNTPSPSDWDISGCTNKPPLLSGVPSRKRMTSNRSSSPPVTQWASQRPQKISRSARRTNLIPIVSSNDDVPSPDNVSDVGFHRRSPAASPQMKFKAENSLSTTALSGSEESGPHEIKSKDKGKQSDEIDGKAALNVPKLSITGLQSRKNKLGDGVRRQGRTGRGFGSTRAVNPMGVMRHGTAKQLRSARNGSDTNERVGRPPTRKLSDRKAYKRQRSTSSNAAPIDFLVGSDDGHEELLAAVNSAINFAQNFPSSFWKQMERYFCFISDAHINFVKQLGDFSSMGTTPVGSASEFDGRDIYPEDFTTSREDSKAAPLYQRLLSALISEDSISVNEDLQFGAEDESELNVLNHMVESNGYRSDRLEFDELEDDVPGMMLKGVNSSAHNVNGRFSDHLSRDFSDIPYENLGIDEKIYMEAQSIGICLEPMANISNVEDEGIVDEIKTLEEAIYEVGSKKKEMLNRLLKPALEMKDLQEKEFDRLGYEKLVEMAYEKSKASRRHHSASGKSSANKISKQAAFAFVRRTLARCREFEETGKSCFSESTFKNILVAGLTQIEDNPMDKEPMGSQQPSSSLALRMTQDTETYANSSENALREGRDEAMWSNKMKERELPLNDVGGGPLSSSTKGKRSDRDRDGKGHASSSRGGGTNKIGRPALSNNAKGERKTKTKPRQKTTPMFSSPSSVNIMEQNRTSQSKPANSNNSEFSNLETLDESEPLDLSGLQIPDGLGGPDDFDAQAGDLSSWLNIDDDALQDNDIDLLGLQIPMDDLSDLNMMV from the exons ATGTCAGCACCTGGGAAGTTTGATTATTCTTCTGGTGGACCAGATAGGCCTTTATACAGGTCTAACTTAGCTTCACAGATGGAAAGATCTAGTAGCTTTCGTGAGACAATGGATCATCCTGTCTCATCTTCTCACGCGAGCATGTTGAGGACCACTTCACCATTAGCACAAACCGATGTTACAAATTTCTTTCAGTGTTTGCGTTTTGATCCTAAGGTGGTTGCCGCGGACCACAAGTCTATTCGTCAAGGTGACTTTAAGCGTCATGTGAATATTGCTCTTGGAATTCAAGGGGATGAATCTCCAAGCACAACGCCAAAAGGGAAGTTAACTCCATCCCCTATACCAGAAGAGATCAAGAGACTAAAGGCTGGTCTACGCGAAAACAATGTGAAGGCCAG GGAACGTGTGAAAATTTTCAACGAAGCATCGTCTGTATTTAACAAGTTTTTTCCTACTGTACCTACAAAGAAAAGGTCTCGGCAAGAAGGGTTTTCCAATGACCGCTTATCTTCAGGGGCAAGTTTAGTTAAAATGGGAAATCAAGGTCAGACTCTGCCTGGTTGTTTTGAGCTTGACCAGCAAAAGGTGGACGAACGACCTAAAAGTGGTGCATTAAATAAGCGGACGCGTACTTCCATG ATGGATGTGCGAAGTAATGCTATTGTTCGGCAATCAGCTCTAGATAGGGATAAAGACTCAATAAGACCTTCAAATCATACTACAGTGCAGGGCGAAGATCGATCTTCTATTGGTATTGATGGTTGGGAAAAGtcgaaaatgaagaaaaaacgaTCTGGCATAAAAGCAGATGGTCCTTCTAGTTTGGCCTCAAACAAAGCTGTTGATGGTTATAGGGAGTTGAAGCAGGGCATACCGAAATCAGCTGGTGATTCCAGGTTGAGATTGAATGGTGACTCGAACATGTCAAG GCATGGGGCGGTGAACGGTGCTGTTCCATATGGAAGATCTGATAGCTTCTCTCAGCAGACAGGTTCGGCAGGGCGTTCCTTGCTCTCCAGGGATTCTGATCACAATTCGTCGTACAATGAGAAGCGAGAACGTGCTATTGGCTCAGATAAGGAAAGGGTGAATCACAGGGCTATCAACAA GTCAAATATTCAGGATGAATCGAATTCTCCAAGCCCAACTTCAAACCCAAAAATAAGTGTTTCATTTCGTGGTCCGAGATCAGGATCAGGGCTGCCGCCGAAACTTTCTCCAGTTGTCCACAACACTCCTTCTCCAAGTGATTGGGATATTTCTGGCTGTACAAACAAACCTCCATTGTTGTCTGGGGTTCCCAGTCGCAAGCGTATGACTTCAAATCGGTCTTCATCACCACCTGTCACTCAATGGGCCAGTCAAAGACCACAAAAGATATCTCGTTCCGCAAGGAGAACGAACTTGATCCCCATTGTTTCAAGCAATGACGACGTTCCTTCACCAGATAACGTCTCAGATGTTGGGTTTCATAGACGCTCGCCAGCAGCTTCTCCGCAAATGAAATTTAAAGCTGAAAATAGCTTGTCTACAACAGCTTTATCAGGAAGTGAAGAATCTGGCCCCCATGAGATCAAATCTAAAGACAAGGGAAAGCAATCTGATGAGATCGATGGGAAAGCTGCTCTGAATGTTCCTAAACTCTCCATCACTGGTTTACAGTCCAGAAAAAACAAGCTTGGGGATGGTGTAAGGAGACAAGGAAGGACAGGCCGGGGTTTTGGTTCAACAAGGGCTGTCAACCCAATGGGAGTTATGAGACATGGAACAGCAAAACAACTTCGCAGTGCAAGAAATGGTTCTGACACGAATGAAAG GGTAGGTCGTCCACCCACTAGGAAACTCTCTGACCGCAAAGCTTACAAACGTCAGAGAAGTACATCATCAAATGCTGCTCCAATAGATTTTCTTG tTGGCTCAGATGATGGGCATGAAGAGCTACTCGCTGCTGTTAACTCGGCTATAAACTTTG CTCAGAATTTTCCTAGCTCTTTCTGGAAGCAAATGGAGCGATACTTTTGCTTTATATCTGATGCACATATCAATTTCGTGAAACAGCTG GGTGACTTCTCCTCCATGGGTACTACACCAGTCGGGTCAGCTTCAGAGTTCGATGGTCGTGACATATATCCCGAGGACTTCACAACCAGCAGAGAGGATTCTAAAGCTGCGCCCCTTTATCAGAGATTGCTATCAGCTCTGATTTCGGAGGACTCAATCAGTGTAAACGAAGATTTACAATTTGGAGCGGAGGATGAGTCAGAACTCAATGTTTTGAACCATATGGTGGAGTCCAATGGTTATAGGAGTGATAGACTGGAATTTGATGAGCTAGAAGATGATGTGCCTGGTATGATGCTCAAGGGTGTTAATAGCTCAGCTCACAATGTCAATGGAAGATTTTCAGATCATTTATCCAGAGACTTCTCAGACATTCCATATGAAAATTTGGGGATAGATGAGAAGATTTATATGGAAGCTCAGTCTATTGGAATTTGCTTGGAACCCATG GCTAATATATCAAACGTGGAGGATGAAGGAATTGTTGACGAGATCAAAACGCTAGAGGAGGCCATCTACGAGGTG GGTTCTAAGAAGAAAGAGATGTTGAATCGGCTACTAAAGCCTGCCCTAGAAATGAAAGACCTTCAGGAGAA GGAGTTTGATAGGCTCGGTTACGAAAAACTCGTCGAAATGGCATATGAAAAGAGCAAG GCAAGTCGGCGTCATCATTCCGCAAGTGGAAAGAGTTCGGCTAACAAGATATCAAAGCAAGCCGCATTTGCTTTCGTGAGAAGGACGCTTGCAAGATGTCGTGAATTCGAAGAGACAGGCAAAAGCTGCTTTAGTGAGTCAACCTTTAAGAATATCCTCGTTGCTGGGTTGACACAAATTGAAGACAACCCCATGGACAAGGAGCCGATGGGATCACAACAACCGAGCTCATCCTTGGCATTGCGAATGACGCAGGATACGGAGACTTATGCCAATTCTTCTGAAAATGCTTTACGGGAAGGGAGAGATGAGGCAATGTGGTCAAACAaaatgaaggagagagagctgCCACTAAATGATGTGGGTGGGGGACCACTTTCAAGCAGTACAAAAGGAAAGAGAAGTGACAGGGACAGAGATGGAAAAGGACATGCTTCTTCATCAAGAGGTGGAGGAACAAACAAGATTGGTCGCCCTGCACTGTCCAATAATGCCAAGGGTGAacggaaaacaaaaacaaaaccaaggCAGAAAACAACTCCCatgttttcttctccttcttctgtCAATATCATGGAGCAAAACAGAACATCACAGTCCAAACCAGCTAATAGCAACAACAGCGAGTTTAGTAACTTGGAGACACTGGACGAGTCAGAGCCTCTCGACCTATCTGGCCTGCAGATACCAGACGGTTTAGGTGGTCCAGATGATTTCGATGCGCAAGCAGGAGACCTAAGCTCATGGTTAAACATCGATGATGATGCATTACAAGATAATGATATAGATCTCCTTGGACTTCAAATACCCATGGATGACCTTTCAGACTTAAACATGATGGTATAA
- the LOC103853295 gene encoding uncharacterized protein LOC103853295 isoform X3 produces MSAPGKFDYSSGGPDRPLYRSNLASQMERSSSFRETMDHPVSSSHASMLRTTSPLAQTDVTNFFQCLRFDPKVVAADHKSIRQGDFKRHVNIALGIQGDESPSTTPKGKLTPSPIPEEIKRLKAGLRENNVKARERVKIFNEASSVFNKFFPTVPTKKRSRQEGFSNDRLSSGASLVKMGNQGQTLPGCFELDQQKVDERPKSGALNKRTRTSMMDVRSNAIVRQSALDRDKDSIRPSNHTTVQGEDRSSIGIDGWEKSKMKKKRSGIKADGPSSLASNKAVDGYRELKQGIPKSAGDSRLRLNGDSNMSRHGAVNGAVPYGRSDSFSQQTGSAGRSLLSRDSDHNSSYNEKRERAIGSDKERVNHRAINKSNIQDESNSPSPTSNPKISVSFRGPRSGSGLPPKLSPVVHNTPSPSDWDISGCTNKPPLLSGVPSRKRMTSNRSSSPPVTQWASQRPQKISRSARRTNLIPIVSSNDDVPSPDNVSDVGFHRRSPAASPQMKFKAENSLSTTALSGSEESGPHEIKSKDKGKQSDEIDGKAALNVPKLSITGLQSRKNKLGDGVRRQGRTGRGFGSTRAVNPMGVMRHGTAKQLRSARNGSDTNESRVGRPPTRKLSDRKAYKRQRSTSSNAAPIDFLVGSDDGHEELLAAVNSAINFAQNFPSSFWKQMERYFCFISDAHINFVKQLGDFSSMGTTPVGSASEFDGRDIYPEDFTTSREDSKAAPLYQRLLSALISEDSISVNEDLQFGAEDESELNVLNHMVESNGYRSDRLEFDELEDDVPGMMLKGVNSSAHNVNGRFSDHLSRDFSDIPYENLGIDEKIYMEAQSIGICLEPMANISNVEDEGIVDEIKTLEEAIYEGSKKKEMLNRLLKPALEMKDLQEKEFDRLGYEKLVEMAYEKSKASRRHHSASGKSSANKISKQAAFAFVRRTLARCREFEETGKSCFSESTFKNILVAGLTQIEDNPMDKEPMGSQQPSSSLALRMTQDTETYANSSENALREGRDEAMWSNKMKERELPLNDVGGGPLSSSTKGKRSDRDRDGKGHASSSRGGGTNKIGRPALSNNAKGERKTKTKPRQKTTPMFSSPSSVNIMEQNRTSQSKPANSNNSEFSNLETLDESEPLDLSGLQIPDGLGGPDDFDAQAGDLSSWLNIDDDALQDNDIDLLGLQIPMDDLSDLNMMV; encoded by the exons ATGTCAGCACCTGGGAAGTTTGATTATTCTTCTGGTGGACCAGATAGGCCTTTATACAGGTCTAACTTAGCTTCACAGATGGAAAGATCTAGTAGCTTTCGTGAGACAATGGATCATCCTGTCTCATCTTCTCACGCGAGCATGTTGAGGACCACTTCACCATTAGCACAAACCGATGTTACAAATTTCTTTCAGTGTTTGCGTTTTGATCCTAAGGTGGTTGCCGCGGACCACAAGTCTATTCGTCAAGGTGACTTTAAGCGTCATGTGAATATTGCTCTTGGAATTCAAGGGGATGAATCTCCAAGCACAACGCCAAAAGGGAAGTTAACTCCATCCCCTATACCAGAAGAGATCAAGAGACTAAAGGCTGGTCTACGCGAAAACAATGTGAAGGCCAG GGAACGTGTGAAAATTTTCAACGAAGCATCGTCTGTATTTAACAAGTTTTTTCCTACTGTACCTACAAAGAAAAGGTCTCGGCAAGAAGGGTTTTCCAATGACCGCTTATCTTCAGGGGCAAGTTTAGTTAAAATGGGAAATCAAGGTCAGACTCTGCCTGGTTGTTTTGAGCTTGACCAGCAAAAGGTGGACGAACGACCTAAAAGTGGTGCATTAAATAAGCGGACGCGTACTTCCATG ATGGATGTGCGAAGTAATGCTATTGTTCGGCAATCAGCTCTAGATAGGGATAAAGACTCAATAAGACCTTCAAATCATACTACAGTGCAGGGCGAAGATCGATCTTCTATTGGTATTGATGGTTGGGAAAAGtcgaaaatgaagaaaaaacgaTCTGGCATAAAAGCAGATGGTCCTTCTAGTTTGGCCTCAAACAAAGCTGTTGATGGTTATAGGGAGTTGAAGCAGGGCATACCGAAATCAGCTGGTGATTCCAGGTTGAGATTGAATGGTGACTCGAACATGTCAAG GCATGGGGCGGTGAACGGTGCTGTTCCATATGGAAGATCTGATAGCTTCTCTCAGCAGACAGGTTCGGCAGGGCGTTCCTTGCTCTCCAGGGATTCTGATCACAATTCGTCGTACAATGAGAAGCGAGAACGTGCTATTGGCTCAGATAAGGAAAGGGTGAATCACAGGGCTATCAACAA GTCAAATATTCAGGATGAATCGAATTCTCCAAGCCCAACTTCAAACCCAAAAATAAGTGTTTCATTTCGTGGTCCGAGATCAGGATCAGGGCTGCCGCCGAAACTTTCTCCAGTTGTCCACAACACTCCTTCTCCAAGTGATTGGGATATTTCTGGCTGTACAAACAAACCTCCATTGTTGTCTGGGGTTCCCAGTCGCAAGCGTATGACTTCAAATCGGTCTTCATCACCACCTGTCACTCAATGGGCCAGTCAAAGACCACAAAAGATATCTCGTTCCGCAAGGAGAACGAACTTGATCCCCATTGTTTCAAGCAATGACGACGTTCCTTCACCAGATAACGTCTCAGATGTTGGGTTTCATAGACGCTCGCCAGCAGCTTCTCCGCAAATGAAATTTAAAGCTGAAAATAGCTTGTCTACAACAGCTTTATCAGGAAGTGAAGAATCTGGCCCCCATGAGATCAAATCTAAAGACAAGGGAAAGCAATCTGATGAGATCGATGGGAAAGCTGCTCTGAATGTTCCTAAACTCTCCATCACTGGTTTACAGTCCAGAAAAAACAAGCTTGGGGATGGTGTAAGGAGACAAGGAAGGACAGGCCGGGGTTTTGGTTCAACAAGGGCTGTCAACCCAATGGGAGTTATGAGACATGGAACAGCAAAACAACTTCGCAGTGCAAGAAATGGTTCTGACACGAATGAAAG TAGGGTAGGTCGTCCACCCACTAGGAAACTCTCTGACCGCAAAGCTTACAAACGTCAGAGAAGTACATCATCAAATGCTGCTCCAATAGATTTTCTTG tTGGCTCAGATGATGGGCATGAAGAGCTACTCGCTGCTGTTAACTCGGCTATAAACTTTG CTCAGAATTTTCCTAGCTCTTTCTGGAAGCAAATGGAGCGATACTTTTGCTTTATATCTGATGCACATATCAATTTCGTGAAACAGCTG GGTGACTTCTCCTCCATGGGTACTACACCAGTCGGGTCAGCTTCAGAGTTCGATGGTCGTGACATATATCCCGAGGACTTCACAACCAGCAGAGAGGATTCTAAAGCTGCGCCCCTTTATCAGAGATTGCTATCAGCTCTGATTTCGGAGGACTCAATCAGTGTAAACGAAGATTTACAATTTGGAGCGGAGGATGAGTCAGAACTCAATGTTTTGAACCATATGGTGGAGTCCAATGGTTATAGGAGTGATAGACTGGAATTTGATGAGCTAGAAGATGATGTGCCTGGTATGATGCTCAAGGGTGTTAATAGCTCAGCTCACAATGTCAATGGAAGATTTTCAGATCATTTATCCAGAGACTTCTCAGACATTCCATATGAAAATTTGGGGATAGATGAGAAGATTTATATGGAAGCTCAGTCTATTGGAATTTGCTTGGAACCCATG GCTAATATATCAAACGTGGAGGATGAAGGAATTGTTGACGAGATCAAAACGCTAGAGGAGGCCATCTACGAG GGTTCTAAGAAGAAAGAGATGTTGAATCGGCTACTAAAGCCTGCCCTAGAAATGAAAGACCTTCAGGAGAA GGAGTTTGATAGGCTCGGTTACGAAAAACTCGTCGAAATGGCATATGAAAAGAGCAAG GCAAGTCGGCGTCATCATTCCGCAAGTGGAAAGAGTTCGGCTAACAAGATATCAAAGCAAGCCGCATTTGCTTTCGTGAGAAGGACGCTTGCAAGATGTCGTGAATTCGAAGAGACAGGCAAAAGCTGCTTTAGTGAGTCAACCTTTAAGAATATCCTCGTTGCTGGGTTGACACAAATTGAAGACAACCCCATGGACAAGGAGCCGATGGGATCACAACAACCGAGCTCATCCTTGGCATTGCGAATGACGCAGGATACGGAGACTTATGCCAATTCTTCTGAAAATGCTTTACGGGAAGGGAGAGATGAGGCAATGTGGTCAAACAaaatgaaggagagagagctgCCACTAAATGATGTGGGTGGGGGACCACTTTCAAGCAGTACAAAAGGAAAGAGAAGTGACAGGGACAGAGATGGAAAAGGACATGCTTCTTCATCAAGAGGTGGAGGAACAAACAAGATTGGTCGCCCTGCACTGTCCAATAATGCCAAGGGTGAacggaaaacaaaaacaaaaccaaggCAGAAAACAACTCCCatgttttcttctccttcttctgtCAATATCATGGAGCAAAACAGAACATCACAGTCCAAACCAGCTAATAGCAACAACAGCGAGTTTAGTAACTTGGAGACACTGGACGAGTCAGAGCCTCTCGACCTATCTGGCCTGCAGATACCAGACGGTTTAGGTGGTCCAGATGATTTCGATGCGCAAGCAGGAGACCTAAGCTCATGGTTAAACATCGATGATGATGCATTACAAGATAATGATATAGATCTCCTTGGACTTCAAATACCCATGGATGACCTTTCAGACTTAAACATGATGGTATAA